Genomic DNA from Ilyobacter polytropus DSM 2926:
AGTTTATTTTCATCGGCAAGTTTTATAGCTTCTTCTTGATCTAAAAAGAGCATCTTTCCAGCTTCTCCAACTATACCTTTCGCTTTTATCTCTATGGCTCTTTTTATTGTGTCTAATCCCACTGCTGGGATATCCACTCTCATGTCTTGCTGAGGTCTTGCCATTTTTATTATTATACAGTTATCTCCGGCGTAGTTTCCTGCCCTCAAAATGGTTTGATCTGTACCCTCTATTCCCTCTAAAGCTACAACTGAAGAGTCCTTACATACAACTGTCTGACCTGCGTCAAGCTCACTTAGAGCCTTGGCGGCCTCTGTACCCATTTTTATAGTTAGACTGTCATTTTTTTCAGGACTTGAGTTTGTATAGACTTTATTTTCAAACATGAAATTTCCAAGTAGATGATTTTGTGGTAAAACTTTTATCCCACAGAGTTTTAACAGGGATATAATACCAAAAAGAAGAGTTTCATCTTTGTTGTCAGGAAGTTTTTTCAAAAGCTTTTTACCATGGTCGTCAAACTCTATTTCATTGAAAAGAATACTTTTTTCAACTTTCCCAAGCATCACAAGCTTTACTATATTATTGCCAAGTAAATGTTTTATAATCTCCCCTATACGCCCTACATTCATCATTCTGAAATTTTCATGTTGTTTTATTTCCTCTTCAATTGTATCAAAGAGGCCGATGGGAAACACCTCGTATCCCTTTGCTCCGGCCTCTTTTAAGAAATAAAGGGGCAATTTTCCATTGCCCACTATTATCCCGATTTTTTCCATTATCTGGCGATCCCCCTGTCACTTTTTTCAATAAAATCTACAAGGTACATTACATTTTTATCCTCACCATAAGTTGCCTTTAACTCTTCTACTGCTTCTTTTAAAGGCATACCAGATCTAAATATCAATTTATAAGCTTTTTTTAGATTACTTATTTCTTCATTGCTAAAACCTCTTCTTCTCAGACCAACTGAAT
This window encodes:
- a CDS encoding LpxI family protein; amino-acid sequence: MEKIGIIVGNGKLPLYFLKEAGAKGYEVFPIGLFDTIEEEIKQHENFRMMNVGRIGEIIKHLLGNNIVKLVMLGKVEKSILFNEIEFDDHGKKLLKKLPDNKDETLLFGIISLLKLCGIKVLPQNHLLGNFMFENKVYTNSSPEKNDSLTIKMGTEAAKALSELDAGQTVVCKDSSVVALEGIEGTDQTILRAGNYAGDNCIIIKMARPQQDMRVDIPAVGLDTIKRAIEIKAKGIVGEAGKMLFLDQEEAIKLADENKLFIMGIKL